Proteins from a genomic interval of Streptomyces sp. NBC_00820:
- the pcrA gene encoding DNA helicase PcrA yields the protein MSSLFDDSFLADLQAPRGREEEPPPPPEDDHAPESLPDDLFGGKFDVPPDRDAHYRDGAPRPALDAAALLEGLNENQRAAVVHAGSPLLIVAGAGSGKTRVLTHRIAHLLGERHVHPGQILAITFTNKAAGEMKERVEQLVGPRANAMWVMTFHSACVRILRRESKRLGFTSSFSIYDAADSKRLMSLVCRDLELDPKRFPPKAFSAKISNLKNELIDEEDFAAQAADGFEKTLAQAYALYQSRLREANALDFDDLIMTTVNLLRAFPDVAEHYRRRFRHVLVDEYQDTNHAQYALVRELVGNGERAAEDLGAPSGEADLPPAELCVVGDADQSIYAFRGATIRNILQFEEDYPNAKTILLEQNYRSTQTILTAANAVIERNESRRPKNLWTNAGQGAGIVGYVADTEHDEAQFVADEIDRLTDAGDAKAGDVAVFYRTNAQSRVFEEVFIRVGLPYKVVGGVRFYERKEVRDVLAYLRVLANPEDSVPLRRILNVPKRGIGDRAEAMIDALSQREKISFPQALKRVDEAYGMAARSTNAVKRFNTLMEDLRTIVESGAGPATVLEAVLERTGYLAELQASTDPQDETRVENLQELAAVALEFEQEREEEEQGTLADFLEKVALVADSDQIPDEEDGNGVITLMTLHTAKGLEFPVVFLTGMEDGVFPHMRSLGQTKELEEERRLAYVGITRARERLYLTRSALRSAWGQPSYNPPSRFLEEIPVSHLEWKRTGAIAPKSSGPTSGIAASLSSSRSRSSAAGASGFATRRTSEKPVASLAIGDRVTHDQFGLGTVVAVAGVEDKAQATIDFGDGKLKRLLLRYAPVEKL from the coding sequence ATGAGCAGCCTCTTTGACGACAGCTTCCTGGCGGACCTCCAGGCCCCTCGCGGGCGCGAGGAGGAGCCCCCGCCGCCGCCCGAGGACGATCACGCTCCGGAGTCGCTTCCGGACGATCTGTTCGGCGGGAAGTTCGACGTGCCGCCGGACCGGGACGCCCACTACCGCGACGGCGCCCCGCGCCCCGCGCTCGACGCGGCCGCCCTCCTGGAGGGGCTGAACGAGAACCAGCGTGCCGCGGTCGTGCACGCCGGCTCCCCGCTGCTCATCGTCGCCGGTGCCGGGTCGGGCAAGACCCGTGTCCTCACCCACCGCATCGCCCACCTGCTGGGCGAACGGCATGTGCACCCGGGCCAGATCCTCGCGATCACCTTCACCAACAAGGCCGCGGGCGAGATGAAGGAGCGCGTCGAGCAGCTCGTCGGCCCGCGCGCGAACGCCATGTGGGTCATGACCTTCCACAGCGCGTGCGTGCGCATCCTGCGGCGCGAGTCGAAGCGGCTCGGCTTCACCTCGTCCTTCTCGATCTACGACGCGGCCGACAGCAAGCGCCTGATGTCCTTGGTCTGCCGCGACCTGGAGCTCGACCCCAAGCGCTTCCCGCCCAAGGCCTTCAGCGCCAAGATCAGCAACCTGAAGAACGAGCTGATCGACGAGGAGGACTTCGCCGCCCAGGCCGCCGACGGCTTCGAGAAGACCCTCGCCCAGGCCTACGCGCTCTACCAGTCGCGCCTGCGCGAGGCCAACGCGCTCGACTTCGACGACCTGATCATGACGACGGTCAACCTGCTGCGCGCCTTCCCGGACGTCGCCGAGCACTACCGCCGCCGCTTCCGCCACGTCCTGGTGGACGAGTACCAGGACACCAACCACGCCCAGTACGCCCTCGTGCGCGAGCTGGTCGGCAACGGCGAGCGCGCCGCCGAGGACCTCGGCGCACCGTCCGGCGAGGCCGACCTTCCGCCCGCCGAACTCTGCGTCGTGGGTGACGCGGACCAGTCGATCTACGCCTTCCGCGGCGCGACCATCCGCAACATCCTCCAGTTCGAGGAGGACTACCCGAACGCGAAGACGATCCTGCTGGAGCAGAACTACCGCTCCACGCAGACCATCCTCACCGCCGCCAACGCGGTCATCGAGCGCAACGAGTCCCGCCGCCCGAAGAACCTGTGGACCAACGCCGGCCAGGGCGCGGGGATCGTCGGCTACGTCGCCGACACCGAGCACGACGAGGCCCAGTTCGTGGCCGACGAGATAGACCGTCTCACGGACGCGGGCGACGCCAAGGCCGGGGACGTCGCGGTCTTCTACCGCACCAACGCCCAGTCCCGTGTCTTCGAAGAGGTCTTCATCCGCGTCGGCCTGCCGTACAAGGTCGTCGGCGGTGTCCGCTTCTACGAGCGCAAGGAGGTCCGGGACGTCCTGGCCTACCTGCGCGTCCTCGCCAACCCCGAGGACTCGGTGCCGCTGCGCCGCATCCTCAACGTCCCCAAGCGGGGCATCGGCGACCGCGCCGAGGCGATGATCGACGCCCTCTCGCAGCGCGAGAAGATCAGCTTCCCGCAGGCGCTGAAGCGCGTCGACGAGGCGTACGGCATGGCAGCGCGCTCCACCAACGCGGTCAAGCGGTTCAACACGCTGATGGAGGACCTGCGCACGATCGTGGAGTCCGGCGCCGGACCGGCCACCGTCCTGGAGGCCGTCCTCGAACGCACCGGGTACCTGGCCGAGTTGCAGGCGTCCACCGATCCGCAGGACGAGACCCGCGTCGAGAACCTCCAGGAGCTGGCCGCCGTGGCCCTGGAGTTCGAGCAGGAGCGCGAGGAGGAGGAACAGGGCACGCTGGCCGACTTCCTGGAGAAGGTCGCCCTGGTCGCCGACTCCGACCAGATCCCGGACGAGGAGGACGGCAACGGCGTCATCACGCTGATGACCCTGCACACCGCCAAGGGCCTGGAGTTCCCGGTCGTGTTCCTGACCGGCATGGAGGACGGCGTCTTCCCGCACATGCGCTCCCTCGGCCAGACCAAGGAGCTGGAGGAGGAGCGTCGCCTGGCGTACGTCGGCATCACGCGCGCGCGTGAGCGGCTCTACCTCACGCGGTCGGCGCTGCGCAGCGCCTGGGGCCAGCCGTCGTACAACCCGCCCTCCCGTTTCCTGGAGGAGATCCCGGTATCCCATCTGGAGTGGAAGCGGACGGGAGCGATCGCGCCCAAGTCCTCCGGGCCGACCTCCGGGATCGCGGCCTCGCTCTCCTCGTCCCGCTCCCGCTCGTCGGCGGCCGGCGCGTCCGGGTTCGCCACGCGGCGGACCTCCGAGAAGCCGGTGGCCTCCCTGGCCATCGGCGACCGGGTCACCCACGACCAGTTCGGGCTCGGCACCGTCGTCGCGGTCGCGGGCGTGGAGGACAAGGCGCAGGCGACGATCGACTTCGGTGACGGCAAGCTGAAGCGGCTGCTGCTGCGGTACGCGCCGGTGGAGAAGCTCTAG
- a CDS encoding M23 family metallopeptidase, translated as MNDRHPSGTMTTPAPASDASSAHYAPYGTQEAHYDDLTTYGGYDTTGFATGAPGTYDTDPLYGGFPGGEQPTGAYDTTQWQTGTGHVQGYDPYAAQHHTAYDSAAYDTTGWTVPAQATGNDVSGQWDTGAWHQHGQAPVADPAQQWEWGTQTIDTGAYDATHWNSGGPATEHERLTEPFAEPVAPTPYEEDNSYAEYGEHGQHGQHGVDDGYGAAGGHDVDPVHDGHDVGDAHDVRDVHDDHAGHDVRDRHDAVAGGEDEWGATGELPVASELLDDQEEFVPEPRARSRRRTPAKRSALLTVAVPSVCVMGVAGIAAASVGNLTGDDKDTTASASDAHVVKPSVANSQLDAQLKTLSAGADDFADRASRTQERIDLRTQQALEKKKAAAEAALKERLRPKFALPVLQRGLSAYFGQAGVNWMSVHTGIDFPVSYGTTVMAATDGVVSTKLNVAYGNMLILTAKDGTQTWYCHLSRYRVPDGTAVKAGQPIAYSGDSGNSTGPHLHFEVRPAGGAAVDPLPWLRSHGLDPT; from the coding sequence GTGAACGACCGTCACCCGTCGGGGACCATGACCACCCCGGCTCCGGCTTCCGATGCCTCCTCCGCGCACTACGCGCCTTACGGAACGCAGGAAGCCCACTACGACGACCTCACCACGTACGGCGGCTACGACACCACCGGTTTCGCGACGGGTGCCCCCGGCACCTACGACACCGACCCGCTCTACGGCGGTTTCCCCGGCGGTGAACAGCCCACCGGCGCCTACGACACCACGCAGTGGCAGACCGGCACCGGTCACGTCCAGGGCTACGACCCGTACGCGGCCCAGCACCACACCGCCTACGACTCGGCCGCGTACGACACGACCGGCTGGACGGTGCCCGCGCAGGCCACCGGAAACGACGTCAGCGGCCAGTGGGACACCGGCGCCTGGCACCAGCACGGGCAGGCGCCCGTCGCGGATCCCGCCCAGCAGTGGGAGTGGGGCACCCAGACCATCGACACCGGTGCGTACGACGCCACGCACTGGAACTCCGGCGGCCCCGCCACGGAGCACGAACGGCTCACCGAACCGTTCGCCGAACCCGTCGCCCCCACGCCGTACGAGGAGGACAACTCCTACGCGGAATACGGCGAACACGGCCAGCACGGTCAACATGGCGTCGACGACGGATACGGCGCAGCCGGCGGACACGACGTGGACCCCGTACATGACGGACACGACGTTGGCGATGCGCACGACGTACGCGATGTGCACGACGATCACGCCGGACACGACGTACGCGATCGGCACGACGCAGTGGCCGGCGGCGAGGACGAGTGGGGAGCGACAGGCGAACTGCCCGTCGCTTCGGAACTGCTCGACGACCAGGAGGAGTTCGTCCCGGAGCCCCGCGCGCGCTCCCGGCGCCGTACTCCCGCCAAGCGCTCCGCGCTGCTGACCGTCGCCGTGCCCTCGGTCTGTGTGATGGGGGTCGCCGGGATCGCCGCCGCCTCCGTCGGCAACCTGACCGGCGACGACAAGGACACCACCGCCTCCGCCTCGGACGCGCACGTGGTCAAGCCGTCCGTCGCCAACAGCCAGCTGGACGCCCAGCTCAAGACCCTCTCCGCCGGCGCCGACGACTTCGCCGACCGGGCGAGCCGCACGCAGGAGCGGATCGACCTCAGGACCCAGCAGGCGCTGGAGAAGAAGAAGGCGGCCGCCGAGGCCGCGCTCAAGGAGCGCCTGCGTCCCAAGTTCGCGCTGCCGGTGCTGCAGCGGGGGCTCAGCGCCTACTTCGGCCAGGCGGGCGTGAACTGGATGTCCGTGCACACGGGCATCGACTTCCCCGTCTCCTACGGCACCACGGTGATGGCCGCCACCGACGGCGTCGTCTCCACGAAGCTGAACGTCGCCTACGGCAACATGCTGATCCTGACGGCGAAGGACGGCACGCAGACCTGGTACTGCCACCTCTCCCGCTACCGCGTCCCGGACGGTACGGCCGTCAAGGCGGGCCAGCCGATCGCCTACTCCGGCGACTCGGGCAACTCCACCGGCCCGCACCTGCACTTCGAGGTGCGCCCGGCCGGCGGCGCGGCGGTCGACCCGCTGCCGTGGCTGCGCAGCCACGGGCTCGACCCGACCTGA